The following are encoded together in the Lactuca sativa cultivar Salinas chromosome 1, Lsat_Salinas_v11, whole genome shotgun sequence genome:
- the LOC111899981 gene encoding cytochrome P450 81Q32-like, translating into MGAFYFYFSLTFLAISAITNYFLRKFQNLPPTPWLPPLPIIGHLYLLKRPLHKSLAKISARYGPVQLLQIGSRRVLVVSSPSAAEECLTKNDIIFANRPRQLLAGKYLGYNYDSLVYAPYGDHWRNLRRVTTLEILSSHRLREFEPIRADEVRLMIRKLYRSWSGEAVEVQVNAMLVDLTLNAVMRMVSGKRYYYGKDDILTDEEKEKAHRFQEIVEEVFCAMSVSHIGDYLPILRWLGVSKLEKQLIALQAKRDLFMKELVEEIRCSMKNSGKRNMIQVLLSLQQTEPECYTDEMIRSIMLTILAGGTHTSICTLEWAMSLLVNNPSVLKKAHNEIDSHVGHDRCVEESDMVNLPYLACIIKETLRMYPAGPLLPHESSKDCMVSGYHVPRGTMLLVNAWGIQNDPNIWGDPETFRPERFEGVEVYGDGFKLLPFGFGRRSCPGENMAMRMVGLALGSLIQCFEWGRTSKAKVDMNGGTGIALAKTIHLVAMCQPRPIMLNLLSQL; encoded by the exons ATGGGAGCGTTTTACTTTTATTTCTCATTAACATTCTTAGCCATTTCTGCCATCACTAATTACTTCCTCCGCAAATTTCAAAACCTCCCACCAACGCCATGGCTTCCTCCCCTACCCATAATCGGCCACCTCTACCTTCTAAAACGACCGCTCCACAAATCCCTCGCTAAAATCTCAGCAAGATACGGCCCAGTCCAACTCCTGCAAATTGGCTCACGTCGGGTGCTCGTCGTGTCCTCTCCCTCCGCCGCCGAAGAATGTCTCACCAAGAACGATATCATATTCGCCAACCGCCCTCGGCAGCTTCTCGCAGGGAAGTACCTTGGCTACAACTACGACAGCCTCGTCTATGCACCCTATGGTGACCACTGGCGGAACCTCCGCCGTGTCACCACCCTAGAAATCCTTTCATCTCATCGGCTTCGTGAGTTTGAACCCATACGTGCTGATGAAGTACGCCTCATGATACGAAAACTCTATCGTTCTTGGTCTGGGGAGGCGGTTGAAGTGCAAGTCAACGCTATGTTGGTTGACCTGACGCTCAACGCTGTCATGAGGATGGTTTCTGGTAAAAGGTATTACTATGGGAAAGATGACATATTGACGGATGAGGAGAAGGAGAAGGCACATCGGTTTCAGGAGATAGTGGAGGAGGTTTTTTGTGCGATGAGTGTTTCACATATAGGAGATTACTTGCCCATATTGAGGTGGTTAGGAGTAAGCAAACTGGAAAAGCAATTGATAGCTTTGCAAGCAAAGCGAGACTTGTTCATGAAGGAGCTTGTTGAGGAGATAAGATGTAGCATGAAGAATAGTGGCAAGAGGAATATGATTCAAGTGTTGCTATCTTTGCAACAAACGGAACCAGAGTGCTACACCGATGAAATGATTCGTAGCATCATGCTG ACGATACTAGCAGGAGGTACTCATACATCCATATGCACATTGGAGTGGGCAATGTCTCTTTTAGTGAACAATCCAAGTGTTCTAAAGAAGGCACATAATGAGATCGACAGTCATGTCGGACATGATCGTTGTGTTGAGGAATCAGACATGGTTAACCTACCGTatcttgcatgtataataaaggaGACTTTGCGGATGTACCCAGCTGGACCTCTGCTTCCTCATGAGTCATCAAAGGATTGCATGGTTAGCGGCTATCATGTCCCTCGTGGAACAATGTTATTAGTAAATGCATGGGGAATACAGAATGACCCAAACATTTGGGGAGATCCTGAAACATTTAGGCCAGAGAGGTTTGAAGGGGTAGAAGTCTATGGAGATGGTTTCAAGTTATTGCCATTTGGATTTGGAAGGAGAAGTTGTCCGGGAGAAAACATGGCAATGCGAATGGTTGGATTGGCATTGGGGTCTCTTATCCAGTGCTTCGAATGGGGAAGAACAAGTAAGGCCAAGGTTGACATGAATGGAGGAACTGGAATAGCTTTGGCAAAGACTATACATTTGGTTGCAATGTGCCAACCACGTCCTATAATGTTGAATCTACTATCGCAGTTATGA